The Streptomyces sp. HUAS CB01 genome has a segment encoding these proteins:
- a CDS encoding type III PLP-dependent enzyme: protein MTHSPVPGAPSAPAASAGAAPAVTASATAPPAAPAPVTAPVRQRALSLPADRLPAYLYDLGALREHVTAVRESLPERVELYYAAKANPEPEILSALSPYVDGFEVSSGGELAHAVKVVPDRPLAFGGPGKTPAETAAALGAGVARFHVESAHELRMLAALAAERQAPAPPVEVLLRFNLPLSEDALRTSALSMGGRPTPFGLDPAEAADVMRYLAGGSCPGLRVRGVHAHLASGLGAAAQLAVAESVVTWAVRLFERHGVPLHEVNVGGGMAVDYADPAARFDWAGYGAGLARLTAAHPDLRLRIEPGRALTAYCGWYATEVLDVKRSHGEDFAVVRGGTHHLRTPATKGHDQPCAVLPVAGWPHPWPRPEARGDRVTVAGQLCTPKDVLARDVPAPGLRAGDRVVFALAGAYAWNISHHDFLMHPRPGFHFLAG, encoded by the coding sequence ATGACCCACTCCCCCGTGCCCGGCGCCCCGTCGGCGCCCGCCGCGTCCGCCGGCGCGGCACCGGCGGTGACCGCGTCCGCCACCGCTCCCCCCGCCGCCCCCGCCCCCGTCACCGCGCCGGTGCGCCAGCGGGCCCTCTCCCTCCCGGCCGACCGGCTCCCGGCCTACCTCTACGACCTCGGCGCGCTGCGGGAGCACGTCACGGCGGTACGGGAGTCCCTGCCGGAGCGGGTCGAGCTGTACTACGCGGCCAAGGCCAATCCCGAACCGGAGATCCTTTCGGCCCTCTCGCCGTACGTGGACGGCTTCGAGGTCTCCTCGGGCGGCGAACTGGCCCATGCGGTGAAGGTCGTCCCGGACCGTCCGCTGGCGTTCGGCGGTCCCGGGAAGACGCCGGCAGAGACGGCGGCGGCGCTCGGGGCCGGTGTGGCCCGGTTCCATGTGGAGAGCGCCCATGAGCTGCGGATGCTGGCCGCGCTCGCGGCGGAGCGGCAGGCGCCGGCGCCACCGGTCGAGGTGCTGTTGCGGTTCAATCTGCCGCTGTCCGAGGACGCGTTGAGGACGAGCGCGCTGTCCATGGGCGGCCGGCCGACACCGTTCGGCCTCGATCCGGCCGAGGCGGCCGACGTGATGCGGTACCTCGCCGGCGGATCCTGTCCCGGGCTGCGGGTGCGCGGGGTCCACGCCCACCTGGCGAGCGGACTCGGGGCGGCGGCCCAGCTCGCCGTCGCGGAGTCCGTGGTGACCTGGGCCGTGCGGCTCTTCGAGCGCCACGGTGTACCGCTCCACGAGGTGAACGTCGGAGGCGGCATGGCCGTCGACTACGCGGATCCCGCCGCCCGCTTCGACTGGGCCGGCTACGGAGCCGGGCTGGCACGCCTCACCGCGGCCCACCCGGACCTGCGGCTGCGCATCGAACCGGGGCGCGCGCTGACCGCGTACTGCGGCTGGTACGCCACCGAGGTCCTGGACGTGAAGCGCAGCCACGGCGAGGACTTCGCCGTGGTCCGCGGGGGCACGCACCATCTGCGCACACCGGCGACGAAGGGCCACGACCAGCCCTGTGCGGTGCTGCCCGTGGCCGGCTGGCCCCATCCGTGGCCGCGCCCCGAGGCGCGGGGCGACCGGGTCACCGTGGCGGGGCAGCTGTGCACGCCGAAGGACGTGCTGGCCCGCGACGTGCCGGCGCCGGGGCTGCGGGCCGGGGACCGGGTGGTGTTCGCGCTCGCGGGCGCCTACGCGTGGAACATCTCGCACCACGACTTCCTCATGCATCCGCGGCCGGGGTTCCACTTCCTCGCCGGGTGA
- a CDS encoding DUF2470 domain-containing protein, producing the protein MTADDVCAGEQASPAERVRTVLAAAESFTVVTDAHTCDLVGGGLHSVGDDGRLLLRLPADCRLAGEVALAPRGTLAVVLKFTDVAPVAVRERVRSRVTVAGWLAQAGPECEESGTVTFRMVTAHVALETAAGPVTVGLDELALARPDVLARHEAAVLTHLVDDHAEVVELLTRLVDPRLLQGVVRVWPLAMDRRGITLRLEHAHGHHDVPLPFPRPVGDPGQSGARVRELLAAARACRRGSRLPSRP; encoded by the coding sequence GCGGGTGAGCAGGCGAGCCCGGCCGAACGGGTGCGCACGGTGCTGGCCGCCGCCGAATCCTTCACGGTGGTCACCGACGCGCACACCTGCGACCTGGTCGGCGGCGGGCTGCACAGCGTCGGCGACGACGGCCGGCTGCTGCTGCGGCTGCCCGCCGACTGCCGGCTGGCCGGAGAGGTCGCCCTCGCGCCACGCGGCACGCTCGCCGTCGTCCTCAAGTTCACCGACGTCGCGCCGGTCGCGGTCCGCGAACGGGTCCGGTCCCGCGTCACGGTCGCCGGGTGGCTGGCCCAGGCCGGGCCGGAGTGCGAGGAATCCGGGACCGTGACGTTCCGGATGGTCACCGCGCACGTCGCCCTGGAGACCGCGGCGGGGCCGGTCACGGTCGGCCTCGACGAACTCGCCCTGGCCCGGCCGGACGTGCTCGCCCGTCACGAGGCCGCCGTGCTCACCCATCTCGTCGACGACCACGCCGAGGTGGTGGAGCTGCTCACCCGGCTGGTGGATCCGCGGCTGCTCCAGGGCGTGGTCCGGGTGTGGCCGCTGGCCATGGACCGGCGGGGCATCACTCTCCGCCTCGAGCACGCACACGGCCACCACGACGTCCCGCTGCCCTTCCCCAGGCCCGTGGGCGACCCCGGACAGTCCGGCGCGCGGGTCCGCGAACTCCTGGCCGCGGCCCGCGCCTGCCGCCGCGGAAGCCGTCTGCCGAGCCGGCCGTGA